From one Pecten maximus chromosome 8, xPecMax1.1, whole genome shotgun sequence genomic stretch:
- the LOC117332097 gene encoding serine-rich adhesin for platelets-like — protein sequence MQCSGSENMKKAEKDGSTKDATKATQSQLTLIGVRCSEILTKAAQMHEIQNGTPEAKTVVVCSGAADNVTTPTSKTVKIKPKPSPISKNVKIKPKPLPISESVNIKPKTLHGQIPQSIAQTIKLASKSIPIPSKSRMIVLNSPVLLNRDALVQASLNAVMQSQGTTATGQADNQETPVFEVVQDSMQKPFDPKQSQSINSSPANLQIHQVQVPVSSKSNKVDSSPANLQLRQVQVQAPSKSNTVESSPANLQLRQVQVQAPSTSNTVDSSPANLQIHQVQVQAPSKSNTVDSSPANLQIHQVQVPVSSKSNTVDSSPANLQLRQPTYNFVKFKSKRLLNQTQLTRYQPTYNFVRFKSKRLLHQTQLTRHQPTYNFVKFKSTRLLHQTQLTRHQPTYNFRQVQVQAPSTSNTVDSSPANLQLRQVQVQAPSKSNTVDSSPANLQLRQVQVQAPSKSNTVDSSPANLQLCQVQVQAPSTSNTVDSSPANLQLRQVQVHAPSTSNTVDSSPANLQLRQVQVQAPSILNTVDSSPANLQLRQVQVQAPSTSNTVDSSPANLQLRQVQVQAPSKSNTVDSSPANLQLRQVQVQAPSKSNTVDSSPANLQLRQVQVQAPSKSNTVDSSPANLQLPQVQVKAPSKTVDSSLSKAHSINSSQTKLKFHQVHFFAPSESPTVVASSSHSINSSQVKLKRNQVHFAAPSKSHVDSSLSKDQVVNPSSSKFEPHQVRLSAPSKSQTVDSSLSKDQVVNPSSSKFKPHQVHVLVPSKSQTVDSSLSKTRSIISSQVKLQLQAHASASSKSHTDDLPPSKQHSINSLPAKSKLHQIYIVAHSNKHSTSSSSSKVKLQQVHTLAPSKPPLKLQTVDLSPSKTHNISSAPANLKLLKCDFPSSMSQSINLSPPCNSSTSNSQHIDSPSAKPDSIGSSLTHSQLDSLLTSSSVDSVLSSPNSSDEIQSEQDDSMYFQNGMTTLKVKENDALILTSSLKKSSNGVIEKFINHIPWQCECLPGQRQAVMADQVIVCKKGILRHLPNIRILLIHGREIAGVVFKGVLYVSFTEVQKKLLSAKGKIYLARFIEGHRSDLRPLDKELKLYLMKGNTIFRVLSEYMISVNGLKKFKTAMLVYGLRAQHKIWSKKTNDYFFVRKGGKMWCISCHGFVPEESSMDIYTDIWLPGEQPELDGNPWEAQGQDNSVSSIITIKNLAALEGSSIDMECGSDSLTCNSVYKDTHVEVGSVTISRSTFKAFKVKDLCFISIFQLLWKRVISLSCIERELNLLNAVPQPPPAVVEKHFKETNNIFVNKEWIDLNTLRCVCCMEKPHGESLDKDIINSIVSGKMKMKFEYTFKVVSMDSSDFTPGYIDKSVTLIGARFQVGMDKIKEKPYARGRTAQEGVWKLLNTDIPSTLNDKMLESECDVQLQHTQTPENKESEGGCDVQGKQTPENKESEGGCDVQGKQTPENKESEGGCDVQGKQTPEPVRLGRKRGHKTSEIFVKKKRKCLENSVNHPVGEEVNLPPPNLPGSNVPGSGDNTIDSSFAHLSSPGLQNSQVTIKTEPVDYQVTIKTEPVDYEDSLSAPEHPSFVIDQGIIKHENIQGLPEELLPDNVKSQFFPLEMECDTITTENPSLDSVCNGLSPKHVDQLIKREESDSEEDTCQFKHEYLMLGASF from the exons ATGCAATGCAGTGGcagtgaaaatatgaaaaaagcTGAAAAAGACGGTTCTACAAAAGATGCGACCAAAGCCACCCAAAGCCAATTAACACTGATAGGAGTCAGGTGTAGTGAAATTTTGACAAAAGCTGCACAAATGCATGAGATTCAAAATGGTACTCCAGAAGCAAAAACAGTAGTTGTGTGTTCTGGTGCAGCTGATAATGTTACAACACCAACCTCAAAGACTGTCAAAATCAAACCAAAGCCATCACCAATCTCCAAGAATGTCAAAATCAAACCAAAGCCATTACCAATCTCAGAGTCTGTCAATATCAAACCAAAGACTTTGCATGGACAAATTCCACAAAGCATTGCACAGACAATCAAGCTAGCTTCAAAGTCCATTCCAATTCCTTCAAAAAGTCGCATGATTGTACTCAACTCTCCAGTCCTGCTGAATAGGGATGCACTGGTACAGGCCAGTCTGAATGCTGTAATGCAATCACAAGGTACCACGGCGACAGGGCAAGCTGATAATCAG GAGACTCCAGTATTTGAAGTTGTTCAGGATTCAATGCAGAAACCATTTGACCCTAAACAGTCGCAGAGTATCAACTCGTCACCAGCCAACTTACAAATTCACCAAGTTCAAGTCCCAGTGTCTTCTAAATCAAACAAAGTGGACTCGTCACCAGCCAACTTACAACTTCGTCAAGTTCAAGTCCAAGCGCCTTCTAAATCAAACACAGTTGAGTCATCACCAGCCAACTTACAACTTCGTCAAGTTCAAGTCCAAGCGCCTTCTACATCAAACACAGTGGACTCGTCACCAGCCAACTTACAAATTCACCAAGTTCAAGTCCAAGCGCCTTCTAAATCAAACACAGTGGACTCGTCACCAGCCAACTTACAAATTCACCAAGTTCAAGTCCCAGTGTCTTCTAAATCAAACACAGTTGACTCGTCACCAGCCAACTTACAACTTCGTCAA CCAACTTACAACTTCGTCAAGTTCAAGTCCAAGCGCCTTCTAAATCAAACACAGTTGACTCGTTACCAGCCAACTTACAACTTTGTCAGGTTCAAGTCCAAGCGCCTTCTACATCAAACACAGTTGACTCGTCACCAGCCAACTTACAACTTCGTCAAGTTCAAGTCCACGCGCCTTCTACATCAAACACAGTTGACTCGTCACCAGCCAACTTACAACTTTCGTCAGGTTCAAGTCCAAGCGCCTTCTACATCAAACACAGTTGACTCGTCACCAGCCAACTTACAACTTCGTCAAGTTCAAGTCCAAGCGCCTTCTAAATCAAACACAGTTGACTCGTCACCAGCCAACTTACAACTTCGTCAAGTTCAAGTCCAAGCGCCTTCTAAATCAAACACAGTTGACTCGTCACCAGCCAACTTACAACTTTGTCAGGTTCAAGTCCAAGCGCCTTCTACATCAAACACAGTTGACTCGTCACCAGCCAACTTACAACTTCGTCAAGTTCAAGTCCACGCGCCTTCTACATCAAACACAGTTGACTCGTCACCAGCCAACTTACAACTTCGTCAGGTTCAAGTCCAAGCGCCTTCTATATTAAACACAGTTGACTCGTCACCAGCCAACTTACAACTTCGTCAAGTTCAAGTCCAAGCGCCTTCTACATCAAACACAGTTGACTCGTCACCAGCCAACTTACAACTTCGTCAAGTTCAAGTCCAAGCGCCTTCTAAATCAAACACAGTTGACTCGTCACCAGCCAACTTACAACTTCGTCAAGTTCAAGTCCAAGCGCCTTCTAAATCAAATACAGTTGACTCGTCACCAGCCAACTTACAACTTCGTCAAGTTCAAGTCCAAGCGCCTTCTAAATCAAACACAGTTGACTCATCACCAGCCAACTTACAACTTCCTCAAGTTCAAGTCAAAGCACCTTCTAAAACAGTTGACTCGTCACTTTCCAAGGCACACAGCATCAACTCCTCACAAAccaaattaaaatttcatcaagTTCATTTTTTTGCACCTTCTGAATCACCCACAGTTGTCGCATCATCTTCCCACAGTATTAATTCATCACAAGTCAAATTAAAACGTAATCAAGTTCATTTTGCGGCGCCTTCTAAATCACACGTGGACTCGTCACTTTCCAAGGACCAGGTGGTCAACCCATCATCTTCCAAATTTGAACCTCATCAAGTTCGTTTATCGGCACCTTCTAAATCACAAACAGTTGACTCGTCACTTTCCAAGGACCAGGTGGTCAACCCATCATCTTCCAAATTTAAACCTCATCAAGTGCATGTCTTGGTACCTTCTAAATCGCAAACAGTGGACTCTTCACTTTCCAAAACCCGTAGCATCATCTCGTCACAAGTCAAATTACAACTTCAAGCGCATGCATCAGCATCTTCTAAATCCCACACTGATGACTTGCCACCTTCCAAACAGCACAGTATCAACTCGTTACCTGCAAAATCAAAACTTCATCAAATTTATATTGTGGCACATTCTAATAAACACAGCACCAGCTCCTCATCTTCGAAAGTAAAACTTCAACAAGTTCATACTTTAGCGCCTTCTAAACCACCTTTGAAGTTACAAACAGTTGATCTGTcaccttccaaaacacacaacATCAGCTCAGCACCAGCCAACTTGAAACTTCTTAAATGTGACTTTCCATCCTCCATGTCACAAAGCATCAACTTGTCTCCACCTTGTAATTCATCAACCTCCAACTCACAACACATTGACTCACCATCTGCTAAGCCAGACAGCATTGGCTCATCATTGACACACTCACAACTTGACAGCCTGTTGACTTCCAGTTCAGTTGACTCTGTACTATCTAGTCCAAATAGCAGTGATGAAATACAATCAGAACAGGACGATTCAATGTATTTTCAGAATGGGatgacaacattaaaagtcaaaGAAAATGATGCTCTTATTCTGACTAGCAGTTTGAAAAAATCTTCCAACGGTGTTATAGAAAAGTTTATTAATCATATTCCATGGCAATGTGAATGCCTCCCAGGCCAACGGCAAGCTGTCATGGCCGACCAGGTCATTGTGTGCAAAAAGGGCATTCTTCGACATTTACCAAACATTAGAATACTGCTAATTCACGGCCGGGAGATAGCAGGTGTTGTATTCAAGGGCGTGTTATATGTGAGCTTTACCGAAGTCCAGAAAAAGCTCCTGTCTGCAAAAGGCAAAATCTACTTGGCCAGATTTATAGAAGGACACCGTTCTGATTTGCGGCCTTTGGACAAAGAATTGAAGCTTTATCTTATGAAAGGAAATACCATATTCAGAGTGCTAAGTGAATACATGATAAGTGTTAACGGTctgaaaaaattcaaaactgcTATGCTTGTATATGGTCTACGTGCACAGCATAAGATCTGGTCCAAGAAAACAAATGATTACTTCTTTGTGAGGAAAGGTGGAAAGATGTGGTGTATCTCATGTCATGGTTTCGTTCCTGAGGAGAGTTCCATGGACATATACACCGATATTTGGTTACCTGGCGAACAACCAGAACTTGATGGCAACCCCTGGGAAGCTCAAGGCCAAGACAACAGTGTTAGCTCTATAATCACCATAAAAAACCTGGCTGCATTAGAAGGAAGCAGTATTGACATGGAGTGTGGCTCTGATTCTCTGACTTGTAATTCAGTATATAAAGACACGCATGTAGAGGTTGGTAGTGTTACTATCAGCAGATCCACCTTCAAAGCTTTCAAAGTGAAGGACCTGTGTTTTATCAGCATTTTTCAATTACTGTGGAAAAGAGTCATCTCCCTTAGCTGCATTGAAAGAGAGTTGAATCTTCTGAATGCTGTTCCCCAGCCACCCCCAGCAGTTGTGGAGAAACACTTTAAGGAAACcaataacatttttgtaaacaaagagTGGATTGACTTAAACACACTCAGGTGCGTGTGCTGTATGGAAAAGCCTCATGGGGAGTCCCTTGATAAGGATATTATCAATTCAATCGTGTCTggcaaaatgaaaatgaaatttgagtATACATTTAAGGTGGTATCTATGGACAGTTCTGATTTCACTCCTGGATATATTGACAAGTCTGTCACCCTCATTGGTGCAAGGTTCCAGGTGGGCATGGACAAAATCAAAGAGAAGCCATACGCAAGAGGTAGAACAGCTCAAGAGGGAGTTTGGAAGTTACTTAACACTGATATCCCATCTACTTTAAATGACAAGATGTTGGAAAGTGAATGTGATGTTCAACTTCAACACACACAAACTCCTGAGAACAAGGAGTCAGAAGGTGGGTGTGATGTTCAAGGCAAACAAACTCCTGAGAACAAGGAGTCAGAAGGTGGGTGTGATGTTCAAGGCAAACAAACTCCTGAGAACAAGGAGTCAGAAGGTGGGTGTGATGTTCAAG GCAAACAAACTCCTGAGCCGGTTCGATTAGGAAGAAAACGGGGGCACAAGACTTCAGAAATATTTGTcaaaaagaaaaggaaatgtCTGGAGAATTCAGTGAACCATCCAGTGGGGGAAGAGGTCAATTTACCTCCTCCAAATCTACCTGGAAGCAATGTTCCTGGGTCAGGAGATAACACAATAGATTCCTCTTTTGCCCACCTGTCTTCTCCTGGGCTTCAAAACAGCCAAGTTACAATAAAAACAGAACCAGTGGACTACCAAGTTACAATAAAAACAGAACCAGTGGACTACGAGGATAGTTTATCTGCCCCTGAACATCCTAGTTTTGTGATTGACCAGGGGAttatcaaacatgaaaacattcAGGGCCTACCAGAGGAGCTATTACCTGATAATGTGAAGTCACAGTTCTTTCCGTTAGAAATGGAATGCGACACAATAACCACTGAAAATCCGTCTTTAGACTCCGTCTGTAATGGATTGTCACCAAAACATGTAGACCAGTTAATTAAGAGAGAAGAATCTGATAGTGAAGAAGACACCTGTCAATTTAAACATGAATATTTGATGCTAGGTGCTAGCTTTTGA